The genomic region CCACTGAATTATACACCCTGTCGATACTCCAGTTGCTTTGTGTACTTCAATAAAATCTGTTAAGCAAAATAGAGATCAAGAATTAAGCTAAAAAATTAATAGGTCATGATTTGACTCCTTCGAAGATGATAAAAAATTAAGGTACAATACTTACTTTTCGGATGTAATTTGCAGCTGCTTTGTGGCCTTCAATTGTCAGTTGCATAACATCTTTCAAAATGCCAATTGGTGATTTAGAATCTATCTACAACCAGTAACAAAAGAAAGAATGCATgttggaattaaaaaaaaaaaagagtctaaAATTAACTTTCATTGTTGactaaaagaaatataaaaaacaaaatgatGTCATGAAAATCTTCTTCGCGATTCGGGTTTATAGATAGAATTCTGATTCCACCGATTTTGCTTGCTTCTTCGGCGACTCAAACTGACGGTACTCGAACTGCAAATCATGGTCATGCTCTTTCACAGAACGTCCGGTGTGATCATACCTAGAACCTAAACAGGAACGTCTTGAGCGAATTGCTCTGAAGGTTAGCTGAATTGATCTGAGTGCAGCAGTTAAGAAATTACGATCGGGAGAAACGGAAGAAAATGTTATTAACGAAAGGGTTGACTGCATGTTATCAAACTTGAATTAATTGCAGGAGCTAACAAATAGGGATTTTGGAAATAGTGGAAGGAAGTTATTGTTAAGACTGGATGAGTGGGCTACTTAATAAAAGTTGCGCTTAACATTGCCGCTCAAAATTTCATTCATCCTATTATAGAtgttaatttgaattttgtttagtGAACTAACTATAACTTTTTAATTTAgagtaaaatttaattttaataaaaaaatatcaaattgtaAAATTTACaactttaaattatattaaaaaatttcacatattaattagaatttaaaatttttactcgttgaatttaaaaaaaatggcatcagtaaaaattaaaataaataaacttaaaaCTTAAGAATTTGATACCTttaaattgaagaaaaaaattttttgtacataattaaaaaatgaactcccataaaaataattttaatttattttttaaattaaattaataaaatataggtATAAAACTAATattctgaattttaaaagttaaaattctGTTTATTAATGTTGCCATAAATTAAGAGTGAGTAATTAAATAatgaataattaaattagttattatttcaATAAAATCATAGTTAGTATTTTTTACTTTCtaaaattagttagaactattttATCAAAGATAAATATGTACTCTTTTTATAAGtactttttttataattttaacatttatttttaattgaatcaTTTTATTCTATCACCAAAGTCTCTAAATAATGCATATGGTAAAATTGGACACTGAAACTGCATTTGACCAAAAAGAACACGCACAAAAAATGTAACAACTAAAATATAAATATTGaaattgtatatatataatttagtcTTTTTGGTTACATTACAATCTGATTTAGTAACAAGTAATGAATAATACAACCACGTTAAAAAACTACAgttaaatcaaaaagaaaaaattaatcaaatcagCGCATAGCTAATACTAAGTAAAAAAATACATGATTCAGAGATATGGCCAAATTCAAGGATCATACGAAGGGAGAAAATTATACATCATCAACAATATCTAAAGTCAAACCATTAGCAtactttattaatttttcatgGCAGCACTCAAAAGGGGGAGAAGAATTCAACAATTGAAGAATTGAAAAAGCCTGCACATGATAAAtcgaatttacctttaagttacggtttaaattttaaaaaagtaaaaactGCATAAAAATATTTTGAGAGGGATGGaggacaaaaccaaattaaacgCGGAATTTAAAAGTGAAAATCGTTCGATTTTGTCACGATAATCATTGAGTCTGTGGTCATTGAGAGAACTCATCTCAAGTTAGCCACGAACAAACAAAATCGTcgaaaaatttcacaaaatttggCCACAGAAATACAAGACGTTGCAAGTGATTACCACGATCATATAAATTTGCCACTCTTTTTAGTTCGTGAGTATCTTCCCGTTGGTAATGTCCGTATTTCTGGTAGTGATGGTAGATTTTTCATTGCGGCATCAGTTCTGACAGCTGGTTCTAATGATCCCTATGGTGTTCTAGGTGTTTATCTCAATTCAAATGATCAATATAGAATGGCTCAATTTGCTGAATTAACTTCAGTCACCCAACAATTCGATGGTAAGGTTGTGTTAATGGGGAATTTTAATGTCATTTCTAATCAATTGGAGAAAGAAGGTGGGGGTGCtaaatctccttcttctattgaaaCCTTTAATAGTTTCATTGATGATAATTCCCTGATTGATATTGGTATGGTCGGAAGACCATTCACTTGGTCAAATAGACGGAGGGGTGATGAGTTGATACAGGAAAGACTGGACCGATTCCTGGTAGGAGTTGATTGGCAGCAACTCTATCCCAATGCAACAGTTCTTAGACTGTCAGAATCAGGCTTGGATCATGCCCCTCTTCTCCTAGACTCTAATCCGAGAACTGAGAGATCTAAACgccgattcaaattccaagaaagatgGTGTTCCGATGATGAAATAAGGCAGATTGTTAGAGAGGTTTGGCATGAACAGATTGATGGTTCAGCCATGTATATCCTAGCTCAAAAAACCTGTTTGCTGATAATTCCATTTTATTCTGTAAGGCTAATCCTAAAGCATGTTCAAATATCctgcatttattgaattcttatgaaagcatcagtggccagagggtaaatcttaataaatctgctgtATTCTTTAGCCACAATACTCCGTCCACTACTCGTACACTACTagctaactctatgaatattaatcatattggggcTCAGGATAAATACCTTGGTTTGTCTTCTATAGTCTCTAAATCAAAAAAGGCTTCTTTTAAAATACAGGCCAAAATAATTTCACATTAGTACCAACTAAATACAGgccaaaattcataaaaaaatactATCTCTCAAAATTTTCTGTTCTATTAATATCCCAATACTCTTCCTCCTCTACATGTTATCTCTTTAATTTTTCGACATAAATAGGTAATATTAAGGGTATATTTCTACTCTCAAAAAAATgttggatataataaaaacaaaataaatttataattttgaaatataaaaatattttataaaacatACCTATCAACATGAGACAGAAAAATAGATAATGGAATTCGAATGAAAAATAGGTAATGGAATTTAAATTTCTGACATTTGTTTAAGTAAATAAAtgagcaattttttttttttgttttctaggaTATTTCCCAATTCGATAAGTCAAGGACTAATCTATCACaaatctgagctccatttaaaaGTCTGTCGTTGGTtaatgagttgctgcatgcactTGACCAACCCAAATTGGTTTAATAAATGAGCTAATTATTCTACAAATtcaagttgttttttttttttcacggtATCCCCCAATTCGACAAGTCAAGGACTAATCCATCACAAATTTGAGTTCTATTTAAAAGTCTGTCGCTGGTTAATGAGTTGCAGGATGCACttgaccaacccaagttggtttaaTAAATGAGCTAATTATTCTACAAATTCAAGTTATGTAttctattgttttttttttagtcATGGGTTATGTATTCTATTAAATATTAGTAATAACAAGGCGGCTTTTGGTTTTGCTAAACTCAAAGCCCAATTTCTAATGACGGataattttaaatacatatacaaAAACGAATCAAAGCCCAAAGTGAAGATAAATCCCATCCTAACACTTACAGGAATCTGGAGGATGACAAATAATTGTTGAATCCTTCGGTCTAAAGAATAATGTTATGAAGTGTTCAAAAATTAAGTCCACTAACATTACTTTTGTTTTTGGTCATGCACTGCAGACCCAACTCTATATGAACTTATGAAAATGACTTCCACTtgaccaaaaaaagaaaagaaaatgaaaatgacTTAATCTGTTGgagcagaaattaaaaaaaaaattaagattaaaattaaaaaaaattacaataaactTGAGAAAAATTTTATAACAGGTTTTAAACTTCTAATAAGGTCttgtaatttaaaaatttttcaatttaagttTGTGTATGGTATATTTTTTAAACAATAGATAGCCATTTAAAAAATCATCAATATTAACCaataaacaaaaaacaaagtTCAATACTTATATTGTTttaaggataaagtatattttttgttcctgaagtttgacaaaaatttttaaaatatccctaagttttattttgtttcaattttgtcccaaaaaatttttatttgcatcaaatataccatcgacggctaaattttcaaaaaatttaagattaatccaacaataatgtatgaaaattataattgatttgcttgtgttgagggttgttcttataaaattgttgttaaattatttttaaattttttaaaaaaattagccgtcaggggtatatttgatacaaatcgaaaattttttggacaaaattgaaacaaaataaaacttagaggtatttttaaaacttttatcaaactataaggacaaaaaatatactttacccttaaaattattttaattataaaaaattatttttatatttatttatattttaacaggttcagacaaaataaataaaattaggttTTTGAATCAATCTAGCATAAAACTATTTTATAATAAGACAGGTCAGACCAGACCGAATGCAGATCAAATTGCATATTCTTAATAAGCCGTCTAACTTATTTTTAACAAGCCAAACCTATAATATATTTAACTGGCCTAAATCTAACTTATAGTTTAGTATAAACTTTATTTTAAatttgggtaaagtatattttttattcctgaagtttgacaaaaattttaaaaatattcctaaattttattt from Arachis ipaensis cultivar K30076 chromosome B02, Araip1.1, whole genome shotgun sequence harbors:
- the LOC107627748 gene encoding uncharacterized protein LOC107627748, whose amino-acid sequence is MAQFAELTSVTQQFDGKVVLMGNFNVISNQLEKEGGGAKSPSSIETFNSFIDDNSLIDIGMVGRPFTWSNRRRGDELIQERLDRFLVGVDWQQLYPNATVLRLSESGLDHAPLLLDSNPRTERSKRRFKFQERWCSDDEIRQIVREVWHEQIDGSAMYILAQKTCLLIIPFYSVRLILKHVQISCIY